A DNA window from bacterium contains the following coding sequences:
- a CDS encoding cobalamin B12-binding domain-containing protein, producing MQKIRILLAKPGLDGHDRGIKVIAAALRDAGFEVIYTGLRQTPERIVEAAIQEDVDFIGMSILSGAHMTLFPEVQRLLKERGAADIHLFGGGIIPDQEAKELERQGIGKLFGPGTTTQDIVAYIKKVAAGRRPESVM from the coding sequence ATGCAGAAGATCCGCATCCTCCTCGCCAAGCCAGGCCTCGACGGCCATGATCGCGGCATCAAGGTGATCGCCGCCGCACTCCGCGACGCCGGCTTTGAAGTGATCTATACCGGCCTGCGCCAGACCCCGGAACGCATTGTCGAAGCCGCCATCCAGGAAGATGTCGACTTCATCGGCATGTCGATTCTCTCCGGGGCGCACATGACGCTTTTCCCCGAAGTCCAGCGCCTGCTGAAGGAACGCGGCGCCGCCGACATTCATCTCTTTGGCGGCGGAATCATTCCCGATCAGGAGGCCAAAGAACTCGAGCGGCAGGGCATAGGCAAGTTGTTCGGGCCGGGGACCACCACGCAGGACATTGTCGCCTACATCAAAAAGGTCGCCGCCGGGCGCAGGCCCGAGTCGGTGATGTAG